A window from Cryptomeria japonica chromosome 1, Sugi_1.0, whole genome shotgun sequence encodes these proteins:
- the LOC131042634 gene encoding alpha pinene synthase, chloroplastic, whose amino-acid sequence MALTSTFSSNLSLPCLKSQPALSHTAHLSSKALPFIHRKKLHAIVNQALTRVEIPFLGTHHNYHQNLWEDDFLQPIAPKHPYEGPSYGERCGRLIREIKHMFSATAGGENNVSQLLSLVDNIERLGIDRHFQEEIKEALDLVYRNWGECQRDLNTTALGFRTLRLHRYSVSPGMFGTFRTANGQFLCSTAESEEEKIRSILNLYRASYIAFPGEKILDEAKEFSTTYLREALQKTGINSNLLEEISFNLENGRFSNLPRLEAKKYIEMYEENSSWTRMEGNEKLLSFAKMDFKMIQSMHQQELETFSRWWRDSGLSQLKFASRRHVEYFYLACAIFEDEKDSVLRSSVAKLSAIAAYFVDTYHTYGTVDQLKYFTNAIKKWDPTIAEPLPKYMKVMYTALYETLNEVNEGSQKIEGQDTLSTSRDIWQYFVDVMMQEVEQRALGNIPTLVEYLRNGKIVSMTYQAILQPLLTIDGSFLENILQKLDYSSRVYDILFLCLTLEGDIKSFKGEVDQREEISSMSCYMRDNPGTTKEDAINYVNNLLDDKLKELNSELLKSNKVSTWSKDYSYDIIRGFLHFHQERDNFTISSKDIKNHVTQIIFEPITM is encoded by the exons ATGGCTCTTACTTCTACATTTTCTTCTAATTTGAGTTTACCCTGCCTCAAATCTCAGCCTGCCCTGTCCCATACTGCTCACCTTTCTAGTAAAGCATTGCCATTCATACACAGAAAAAAACTTCATGCAATCGTAAATCAGGCCTTAACTAGAGTTGAAATTCCATTTCTGGGCACCCACCACAACTATCATCAAAACTTGTGGGAGGATGATTTTTTACAGCCTATTGCGCCTAAACATCCTTACGAG GGTCCTTCCTATGGTGAGCGTTGTGGAAGACTTATTAGGGAGATAAAACACATGTTCAGTGCAACTGCTGGTGGTGAAAACAATGTTTCCCAACTTCTTTCCCTGGTGGATAATATCGAACGTCTTGGAATAGATCGACATTTTCAAGAGGAAATAAAAGAAGCCCTTGATTTGGTTTACAG GAATTGGGGTGAATGCCAAAGAGATCTCAACACCACGGCCTTAGGCTTCCGGACTCTTAGGCTCCATAGATACTCTGTTTCTCCAG GAATGTTTGGGACGTTTAGAACAGCAAATGGACAGTTCTTGTGCTCCACCGCTGAGTCAGAGGAGGAGAAAATTAGAAGTATTCTAAATTTGTACCGAGCTTCATATATTGCATTTCCAGGGGAGAAAATTTTGGACGAGGCTAAGGAATTCTCTACAACATATTTAAGGGAAGCTCTGCAGAAGACAGGGATCAACTCCAACCTTTTAGAAGAG ATATCTTTCAATTTGGAGAATGGCCGTTTCAGCAATCTTCCCCGTTTAGAAGCAAAGAAATATAttgaaatgtatgaggaaaacaGTTCGTGGACCAG GATGGAGGGTAATGAGAAACTTTTATCTTTCGCCAAAATGGACTTCAAAATGATCCAGTCCATGCATCAGCAAGAGCTTGAAACCTTCTCCAG GTGGTGGAGGGATTCTGGTTTGTCTCAATTGAAATTTGCATCTCGTCGTCATGTAGAATATTTTTATTTAGCATGTGCGATTTTTGAAGATGAAAAGGATTCTGTTTTAAGATCTAGTGTGGCAAAGTTGTCTGCAATTGCAGCCTATTTTGTTGATACATACCACACTTATGGAACTGTGGATCAGCTTAAATACTTCACAAATGCTATTAAAAA GTGGGATCCAACAATTGCAGAACCCCTTCCCAAATATATGAAAGTGATGTACACTGCATTATATGAGACACTCAATGAAGTAAATGAAGGTAGTCAAAAGATAGAAGGCCAAGATACTCTGTCAACCTCAAGAGATATC TGGCAATATTTTGTAGATGTCATGATGCAAGAAGTTGAGCAGCGTGCTTTAGGGAACATACCAACTTTGGTAGAATATCTAAGGAATGGAAAAATTGTCTCTATGACATATCAAGCAATATTGCAACCTCTATTAACAATTGATGGGAGTTTTTTAGAAAACATCCTTCAAAAACTTGATTATTCGTCAAGGGTCTATGATATTTTATTCTTATGCCTTACATTAGAAGGTGATATCAAATCATTCAAG GGTGAGGTAGATCAGCGAGAAGAAATTTCATCCATGTCATGTTACATGAGAGATAATCCAGGAACCACTAAAGAAGATGCCATAAATTATGTCAATAATTTATTGGATGATAAACTCAAAGAATTGAACTCGGAGCTTTTGAAATCCAACAAAGTTTCAACTTGGAGCAAGGATTATTCTTATGACATTATAAGGGGTTTCCTACATTTCCACCAAGAGAGAGATAATTTTACCATTTCAAGTAAAGATATAAAGAATCATGTCACTCAAATCATTTTTGAGCCAATAACAATGTAA